Proteins encoded within one genomic window of Phototrophicus methaneseepsis:
- a CDS encoding nucleoside triphosphate pyrophosphohydrolase family protein, with translation MSKLTLDEYQVRARTTYSREERGTTEGIAYTTMGLVGEAGEIANKNKKILRGDYQAEDIREDIAAELGDVLWYISMVAYEFGLSLEEIGQANLEKLASRKERGVIKGSGDYR, from the coding sequence ATGAGTAAACTCACCCTGGATGAGTATCAGGTGCGCGCCCGGACAACTTATTCACGAGAAGAACGTGGAACAACGGAAGGTATTGCCTATACGACGATGGGCCTGGTCGGAGAAGCCGGGGAGATCGCGAATAAGAACAAAAAAATCCTGCGCGGAGATTATCAGGCTGAAGACATCCGAGAAGATATCGCGGCAGAGCTCGGTGATGTTTTATGGTATATCTCGATGGTTGCCTATGAATTTGGTCTCTCGCTGGAAGAGATCGGGCAGGCCAATTTAGAAAAGCTCGCCTCCCGCAAGGAGCGCGGCGTCATCAAGGGCAGCGGCGACTATCGCTAA
- a CDS encoding NUDIX domain-containing protein translates to MAFMKLGVSCAVLDDEGRILLSRRGDFGSWNLPTGRLDPGEAIADAAAREAYEETGLKVEIERPVGLYYQQGRGRMNVLFLARPIGGELRQQTDETTANGFFALDELPDNLFGDFMVAHVAQGGVHQHTLETPEDVLRDLRRKLARRWVSNLLRGRPEPRWHKYDVNAGLIIQDTSDQRVMSVPIGAEQWILRTSLDGKVAPWDALSNLLAEQCNWPDLDIQWVGLVQNLELERILFVFKTTVPDSAYCSQLRWTYLGSGELLALDRAYVTQTRQNPGGVWTTVHER, encoded by the coding sequence ATGGCGTTTATGAAGTTAGGTGTTTCTTGCGCTGTATTGGATGACGAGGGGCGTATTTTGCTCTCCCGCCGGGGGGACTTTGGCTCCTGGAATTTGCCAACAGGGCGCCTGGATCCCGGCGAGGCAATAGCGGATGCAGCCGCCCGTGAGGCCTACGAAGAAACTGGCCTTAAAGTTGAGATCGAGCGCCCTGTTGGCCTTTACTATCAGCAGGGGCGGGGACGCATGAATGTGTTGTTCCTGGCACGGCCGATTGGCGGAGAACTGCGCCAGCAGACTGATGAGACGACTGCGAACGGCTTCTTCGCGCTGGATGAGTTGCCGGATAATTTGTTTGGCGATTTTATGGTAGCGCATGTTGCCCAGGGCGGTGTGCATCAACATACGCTGGAAACACCTGAGGATGTGCTGCGAGATTTGCGACGTAAACTCGCCAGGCGCTGGGTCAGCAATCTGTTGCGAGGCAGGCCGGAGCCGCGCTGGCATAAGTACGATGTCAATGCAGGCTTGATTATCCAGGATACAAGCGACCAGCGTGTAATGAGCGTGCCCATTGGCGCTGAACAGTGGATTTTGCGGACTTCGCTCGATGGCAAGGTTGCCCCCTGGGATGCGCTGAGTAATCTACTGGCTGAACAATGTAACTGGCCCGATCTCGATATTCAGTGGGTGGGGCTGGTGCAAAATCTTGAGTTGGAGCGCATTTTGTTCGTCTTTAAGACGACAGTGCCGGATTCCGCCTATTGTTCACAATTGCGCTGGACCTACCTGGGCAGTGGTGAACTGCTGGCGCTGGATCGTGCTTATGTGACCCAAACCCGGCAAAATCCGGGTGGCGTCTGGACAACTGTCCATGAACGCTAG
- a CDS encoding bifunctional 5,10-methylenetetrahydrofolate dehydrogenase/5,10-methenyltetrahydrofolate cyclohydrolase — translation MTAQLIDGNVVARRLQDDIQQQAAAFEEKHGYPPGLGVILVGADPASQMYVRMKRRACKRVGLHSAAIELPEDATQEEVLAAVQQFNEDSKIHGILVQLPMPDQIDEEAVLSAVSLDKDVDGFHPVNIGALAMKGRTPTFTPATPTGCMVLIEEAGIDPSGKQAVVLGRSNIVGLPVALMLNEANATVTICHSRTPDASSYIREADILVAAIGKPNYVKANWLKPGVVIIDVGTNKVDDPSAEKGYQWVGDVDFEGAKDIAGAITIVPGGVGPMTITMLLSNTLKAAHRLAEG, via the coding sequence ATGACAGCTCAACTCATTGATGGCAATGTGGTTGCCCGGCGACTGCAAGATGATATTCAGCAGCAGGCGGCTGCTTTTGAAGAGAAGCATGGTTATCCCCCAGGTTTAGGCGTAATACTTGTTGGGGCGGACCCAGCCTCACAGATGTATGTACGGATGAAGCGTCGTGCGTGCAAGCGAGTGGGCCTTCATTCTGCCGCGATTGAACTACCGGAAGATGCAACCCAGGAGGAAGTATTGGCGGCTGTTCAGCAGTTCAATGAAGACTCCAAAATTCACGGTATTCTCGTACAGCTCCCGATGCCAGATCAAATCGACGAAGAGGCGGTTTTAAGTGCCGTTAGCCTGGATAAAGATGTTGATGGCTTTCACCCGGTGAATATTGGCGCTTTGGCGATGAAAGGCCGGACGCCAACCTTTACGCCAGCAACGCCTACCGGATGTATGGTTCTCATTGAAGAAGCAGGTATCGACCCCAGTGGGAAGCAAGCTGTCGTGCTTGGACGCAGTAATATCGTCGGCTTGCCAGTGGCCTTGATGCTGAACGAAGCCAACGCAACAGTGACGATCTGTCACAGTCGTACGCCGGACGCCTCCTCTTATATTCGTGAAGCTGATATCCTGGTGGCAGCTATCGGTAAGCCGAATTACGTCAAAGCAAATTGGCTCAAGCCAGGTGTTGTCATTATTGACGTAGGAACCAATAAAGTGGATGACCCATCGGCTGAAAAAGGCTATCAGTGGGTTGGTGATGTCGATTTTGAAGGCGCTAAGGATATCGCTGGTGCCATTACCATTGTTCCCGGTGGCGTTGGCCCAATGACGATTACGATGCTGCTGAGCAATACGCTTAAGGCGGCGCATCGTTTGGCTGAAGGCTAA
- a CDS encoding mismatch-specific DNA-glycosylase — MSILPDLLETGLRLVFCGTAASDISAREGAYYANPANKFWRTLYDIGLIPEPLQPKQFPQLLTYRIGLTDVAKHAQGVDAMLTPSDFDAIALHEKLLLYQPAMVAFTSKKAASVYFAKATGGLQYGIQPEILGETRFWVLPSPSGAAVRYWDIQQWHALSAWVKEHA; from the coding sequence ATGAGCATCTTGCCAGACTTGCTTGAAACTGGCTTACGGCTTGTTTTCTGTGGTACGGCTGCCAGCGATATTTCTGCCCGTGAGGGGGCCTATTACGCCAATCCGGCCAATAAATTCTGGCGGACGCTATATGATATTGGCCTCATTCCAGAGCCGCTCCAGCCCAAGCAGTTCCCGCAATTGTTGACCTATCGAATTGGCCTGACCGATGTCGCTAAGCATGCTCAGGGGGTAGATGCCATGCTCACCCCATCTGATTTTGATGCCATCGCCCTGCACGAAAAGTTGCTGTTGTATCAACCCGCTATGGTCGCTTTCACCAGCAAAAAAGCCGCCTCCGTCTATTTCGCAAAGGCGACAGGAGGCCTACAATACGGGATACAGCCAGAGATACTCGGCGAAACCCGCTTTTGGGTGCTGCCATCACCGAGTGGTGCGGCAGTGCGCTATTGGGATATTCAGCAATGGCACGCCTTATCTGCCTGGGTAAAAGAACACGCCTGA
- a CDS encoding ornithine carbamoyltransferase, which produces MQTDLRGRDLISTQDWSKEEIETLLDVAWDLKRKRALGEAHPLLRDKVLAMLFFFTSTRTRISFEAGMAQLGGHAQFIDSTTTQISHGDTGKEIGNIVGRYTDGIAIRQCDWGVGNKYINEVAEASRVPVLNMQCDVYHPFQILADMMTIMEKFGRDVRGKTINVSWAYASSYQKPISVPQSLILLMTRFGMNVKLTRPPEYKLMPEIVQQAQDNARKSGGALDIIEDFDEGFKGADIVYPKSWGSWLTTEDNNESAEIGKKYTDWITDDRRMALAKDDAVYMHCLPADRNIEVTDSVLDGPQSIVYDEAENRLHVQKAAMALTMR; this is translated from the coding sequence ATGCAAACCGACCTGAGAGGTCGTGACCTCATTTCCACACAAGATTGGTCCAAAGAAGAAATTGAAACATTATTGGATGTGGCCTGGGACCTGAAGCGCAAACGCGCGCTTGGCGAGGCGCATCCGTTGCTGCGCGATAAAGTCCTTGCGATGCTCTTTTTCTTCACCAGTACGCGCACTCGCATCAGCTTTGAAGCCGGGATGGCTCAGCTTGGTGGGCACGCTCAATTTATTGACAGCACCACGACGCAGATCAGCCACGGCGACACCGGCAAGGAAATCGGCAATATCGTCGGACGCTATACGGATGGTATTGCCATTCGCCAGTGTGACTGGGGCGTTGGTAATAAATATATCAACGAAGTGGCTGAAGCCAGCCGTGTACCCGTCTTGAACATGCAGTGCGATGTCTACCACCCATTCCAAATCCTGGCCGATATGATGACGATCATGGAGAAGTTTGGGCGTGATGTGCGTGGTAAGACGATTAACGTTTCCTGGGCTTATGCCAGCAGCTACCAGAAGCCGATCAGCGTGCCGCAGAGCCTCATTTTGCTGATGACGCGCTTTGGCATGAATGTTAAGCTGACTCGCCCCCCGGAATACAAACTTATGCCGGAAATCGTCCAACAGGCGCAGGACAATGCCCGTAAATCGGGTGGTGCACTGGATATTATCGAAGACTTTGACGAAGGCTTTAAAGGCGCTGATATCGTCTACCCCAAGAGCTGGGGGAGCTGGCTGACGACAGAAGACAACAACGAATCCGCTGAAATCGGCAAGAAATATACGGATTGGATCACCGATGATCGCCGTATGGCATTGGCGAAGGATGATGCCGTCTATATGCACTGTTTGCCTGCTGATCGTAATATCGAAGTGACTGACAGCGTCCTGGATGGCCCACAGAGCATTGTCTACGATGAGGCTGAAAACCGCCTGCACGTTCAGAAGGCAGCTATGGCCCTGACCATGCGTTAG
- a CDS encoding DUF4145 domain-containing protein — protein MPLPESLDALIRNRFANIEENAKLLEEVNDSGWALAKHYAIRFHQVKANVISLLMLMKLPRTNRLVDDLRHLADEGNIPESAVYKLLGIISAIKSDYEDGILDDIAERIEAEIAGDYLTQATSLLSEGDNGNFDHIPAAVLTGAILEDSLRRLCQRQDPPIEIMKSNGKGYKTLGTYIDDLKNAGLYNELTAKHLRAWADIRNKAAHGQFDEFGRNEVELMLQGVQNFLADYL, from the coding sequence ATGCCGCTACCTGAATCGCTAGATGCGCTTATACGAAATCGATTTGCGAATATTGAAGAAAATGCTAAGTTGTTGGAAGAAGTTAACGACAGTGGTTGGGCCTTGGCAAAACATTATGCAATTCGATTTCATCAAGTGAAAGCTAATGTGATTTCCTTGTTGATGCTTATGAAATTACCTCGAACCAATAGGCTAGTAGATGATTTGCGGCATCTTGCTGATGAAGGCAATATTCCTGAAAGCGCAGTATACAAACTATTGGGAATTATTAGTGCAATCAAAAGCGATTATGAAGATGGAATCCTCGATGATATTGCTGAACGAATTGAGGCTGAGATTGCGGGAGATTATTTGACACAAGCTACAAGCCTTCTTTCAGAAGGTGATAATGGCAATTTTGATCATATTCCTGCCGCAGTTTTAACCGGAGCGATTCTTGAAGATAGTTTGCGTCGTTTATGTCAGCGTCAAGATCCACCTATTGAAATTATGAAATCAAATGGCAAAGGTTATAAAACGCTTGGTACTTACATTGACGATTTAAAGAACGCGGGATTATACAACGAGCTTACAGCAAAGCATCTTCGTGCATGGGCTGATATTCGTAACAAAGCGGCGCATGGTCAGTTTGATGAATTTGGTCGAAATGAGGTTGAATTGATGTTGCAAGGTGTGCAGAACTTTCTTGCTGATTACCTTTGA
- a CDS encoding VOC family protein codes for MKIQGLHHITLVTADAQKNVDFYVKVLGLRFIKKTVNFDDPTAYHLYYGDAKGTPGSAVTFFEWPNAQKGRPGIGGTHHFALTVADEDGLLKWKRRLTDLDINVLGPYDRKYFKSIYFSDPDGTIVEIATKGPGMTVDEAAVALGTTHQTVPEDLQRANRDEETIATVTWPEPVPVITDDMALKFGMHHISAFSSDIERTHDFFHGLLGMRLVKKTDNYDYEGMPHWYWGVDDGQPGTLITYFGHKPGPGRYVQMGAGQTHHFALAVQDEDEQEQWREVLMQAGYRVSPIMNRDYFRSIYTNDPDGHIVELATVGPGFDVDEPLAELGTSLQLPDWLEPHREQIERGLTPLQVPEWSIAR; via the coding sequence GTGAAAATTCAGGGATTACATCACATTACCTTGGTTACAGCCGACGCCCAGAAGAACGTTGATTTCTATGTCAAGGTTCTGGGGCTTCGCTTCATTAAGAAGACCGTCAACTTTGACGATCCGACCGCTTATCACCTGTATTACGGCGACGCCAAAGGCACGCCGGGTTCAGCCGTGACCTTCTTTGAATGGCCGAATGCCCAGAAGGGGCGACCTGGTATCGGTGGGACACATCACTTCGCGCTCACTGTCGCTGATGAAGATGGCCTGTTAAAGTGGAAACGCCGCCTGACGGACCTGGACATCAACGTTCTGGGGCCCTATGACCGTAAGTACTTTAAGAGCATCTACTTCAGCGATCCTGATGGTACCATCGTCGAAATTGCGACGAAGGGGCCGGGTATGACGGTTGATGAAGCCGCAGTTGCCCTGGGTACAACGCATCAGACTGTGCCGGAGGATTTGCAGCGCGCCAATCGTGATGAGGAGACCATCGCGACAGTAACATGGCCGGAGCCTGTGCCCGTTATCACGGATGACATGGCCCTGAAGTTCGGTATGCATCATATTTCTGCTTTCAGCAGCGATATTGAGCGCACACACGACTTCTTCCACGGCCTATTAGGGATGCGCTTGGTCAAGAAGACGGATAATTACGACTACGAAGGGATGCCGCATTGGTATTGGGGTGTCGATGACGGACAGCCCGGGACGCTGATTACCTACTTCGGCCATAAGCCGGGGCCGGGCCGCTACGTACAGATGGGTGCGGGTCAGACGCACCACTTTGCCCTAGCGGTGCAGGACGAAGACGAGCAGGAACAGTGGCGCGAAGTCCTGATGCAGGCCGGGTATCGCGTCTCGCCAATCATGAATCGTGATTACTTCCGCAGCATCTACACCAATGATCCAGATGGGCATATTGTCGAATTAGCGACTGTCGGCCCAGGCTTTGATGTCGATGAGCCTCTAGCGGAATTGGGGACGAGTTTGCAGTTGCCGGATTGGTTGGAGCCGCATCGTGAGCAGATTGAACGGGGTCTGACGCCGTTGCAGGTGCCGGAATGGAGCATTGCCCGATGA
- a CDS encoding DUF1003 domain-containing protein has translation MHFDRKHTQEDPSSDIRNANKLFHEQMTVGERAADKVAGVVGSWAFIIIQSIMLAIWVVLNTVAWIQAWDPYPFILMNLVLSTQAAFTAPIIMMSQNRQAIRDRVEAHNDYLINVKSEQEIHDVIAQLQEQNQKLQQIIDRLTLDAPDSPTV, from the coding sequence ATGCATTTTGATCGTAAGCACACACAGGAAGACCCGTCTTCTGATATTCGCAACGCCAATAAGCTGTTCCATGAACAGATGACGGTGGGTGAACGTGCTGCTGATAAGGTCGCGGGCGTGGTCGGCTCCTGGGCATTTATCATTATCCAGTCGATAATGCTCGCTATCTGGGTGGTTTTGAACACCGTCGCCTGGATACAAGCCTGGGACCCTTATCCCTTCATTCTGATGAACTTGGTTCTTTCGACACAGGCTGCTTTTACGGCGCCCATCATTATGATGAGCCAGAACCGGCAGGCGATTCGAGATCGCGTCGAAGCCCACAATGACTACCTCATTAACGTTAAGTCCGAGCAAGAAATACATGATGTCATCGCGCAATTGCAGGAACAAAACCAGAAGTTGCAGCAGATCATCGACCGCCTGACCCTGGACGCACCCGATAGCCCGACCGTATGA
- a CDS encoding 8-oxoguanine deaminase: MTTLLLKNIHTLATMDDVQRELKNASIFIRDNVIEAVGSLEEMPEQTADEVYDLSRHVVIPGLINTHHHMFQNLTRVIAQDKELFDWLVTLYPIWRNLRSEHINVSAKLAMAELILSGCTTSSDHLYIYPNDCTIEDEIRAAQEIGMRFHAARGSMSLGESSGGLPPDSVVENEADILRITRDIIETHHDASRYAMLRVVVAPCSPFTVSKDLMREAAELARSYGVHLHTHLAENVKDIDFSLEQFGQRPGDYVEDVGWVGDDVWHAHCVQLNHAEIGLFARTGTGVCHCPSSNMRLASGIAPIRHMLDEGVKVGLGVDGSASNDSGHLLNEARNAMLLQRVKDTNPGALTAREALHIATRGSASVLGRDDVGAIAPGMAADIAAYNIDTVGFAGALHDPIAALMFGQSINANQVWINGRGVVRDGHLTTVDLPVLIETHNRLSQALINGA, from the coding sequence GTGACCACGCTGCTCCTGAAAAATATCCATACTCTGGCAACGATGGACGATGTTCAGCGCGAACTGAAAAATGCCTCGATCTTCATACGCGATAATGTGATTGAGGCTGTGGGCTCTCTTGAGGAAATGCCCGAGCAAACAGCTGATGAAGTCTATGATTTGTCGCGTCATGTGGTGATCCCTGGGTTAATTAACACCCATCATCACATGTTCCAGAACCTGACGCGCGTCATCGCTCAGGACAAAGAATTATTCGATTGGCTGGTGACGCTCTATCCGATCTGGCGCAACTTACGCAGTGAACACATCAATGTATCGGCCAAGCTTGCCATGGCTGAGCTTATCCTCTCTGGATGTACCACTTCCAGCGATCACCTTTATATCTATCCTAATGATTGCACGATTGAGGATGAAATCCGTGCGGCGCAGGAAATTGGGATGCGTTTCCATGCGGCACGTGGGTCGATGAGCCTGGGTGAGAGCAGTGGGGGCCTACCGCCAGATTCCGTCGTTGAAAATGAAGCTGATATTCTGCGTATCACGCGCGATATCATTGAAACGCATCATGATGCGTCGCGCTATGCGATGCTGCGCGTGGTTGTTGCACCATGTTCGCCATTTACAGTGAGCAAAGACCTCATGCGAGAAGCTGCCGAACTCGCCCGTAGTTATGGCGTGCATCTGCATACGCACCTCGCGGAGAATGTGAAAGATATCGACTTCAGTCTGGAGCAGTTCGGGCAGCGGCCTGGTGATTACGTGGAAGATGTCGGCTGGGTCGGTGATGACGTCTGGCATGCGCATTGTGTTCAGCTTAACCATGCAGAAATTGGCTTGTTCGCGCGGACTGGCACAGGCGTTTGTCACTGCCCTTCATCGAATATGCGCCTTGCCTCTGGCATTGCGCCAATCCGGCATATGCTCGATGAAGGTGTGAAGGTGGGCCTGGGGGTGGATGGCTCAGCATCGAATGACAGCGGGCACCTGCTCAATGAAGCGAGGAATGCGATGCTCTTGCAGCGCGTCAAAGATACCAATCCCGGCGCACTGACTGCTCGTGAGGCCCTGCATATCGCCACACGGGGTAGTGCTTCCGTCCTGGGACGCGATGATGTGGGGGCGATTGCGCCCGGCATGGCGGCGGACATCGCTGCTTATAACATTGATACTGTTGGCTTTGCGGGTGCCCTGCATGACCCGATTGCGGCGCTCATGTTTGGTCAATCGATCAATGCGAATCAAGTCTGGATTAATGGGCGCGGTGTCGTGCGTGATGGTCATCTGACCACAGTTGACCTGCCGGTGCTGATAGAAACACATAATCGCCTGTCGCAGGCGCTCATCAACGGAGCGTAG
- a CDS encoding alpha/beta hydrolase, translated as MSAPIHPHENAPILETGVPIDEAKAAMVLIHGRGAGPHDMISLLGHINGPGYAYKVPGAANSTWYPNRFIVPRQQNEPYLSSALQKVDDVVAELVEQGIPTEKIMLLGFSQGACLAVEYAARHPHRYGGVVALSGGLIGADDELDDYDGQLAGTPIYLGCDDADFHIPQQRVHDSAAILSDMGADVTKQLFHGLGHTINNVELAVVRQMMQNLTAE; from the coding sequence ATGAGTGCGCCGATACATCCACATGAGAACGCGCCGATTCTGGAAACCGGCGTTCCCATTGATGAGGCGAAGGCGGCTATGGTTCTGATTCATGGGCGGGGTGCTGGGCCTCACGATATGATCTCGTTATTGGGCCATATCAATGGGCCGGGCTATGCCTATAAGGTGCCGGGTGCTGCCAACAGCACCTGGTATCCGAATCGCTTCATCGTGCCGCGCCAGCAGAACGAGCCTTATCTGAGTTCAGCCTTGCAGAAAGTCGATGATGTGGTTGCTGAACTTGTTGAGCAGGGCATACCCACAGAGAAGATCATGCTGTTGGGCTTTTCGCAGGGGGCTTGCCTTGCTGTCGAATATGCCGCACGGCATCCCCATCGTTATGGTGGGGTGGTGGCCCTCAGCGGTGGCCTGATTGGCGCAGATGATGAACTGGATGATTATGACGGTCAGCTAGCGGGCACGCCCATTTATCTGGGTTGCGACGATGCGGATTTCCATATTCCGCAGCAGCGTGTCCACGATAGTGCTGCAATCCTCAGTGATATGGGCGCTGATGTGACGAAGCAGCTTTTCCATGGTCTGGGGCACACCATCAACAACGTGGAATTGGCAGTTGTGCGGCAGATGATGCAAAACCTCACTGCTGAATAA
- a CDS encoding YgeY family selenium metabolism-linked hydrolase, protein MVEQATIDKIKVRVQEQRDDILTFFREIVAIPSMESQIHEVGERVEAEMKKLGFDEVFWDKMGNVVGRIGDGDKILLYDSHIDTVGIGDPDEWEWDPFQGKVEDGVFFARGACDEKNSTPGMIYGLALAKELGLLEGITAYYFGNMEEWNDGSAPHAFVQTEGIKPDFVVIGEPTKMQVYRGQKGRVEFGITAKGKSAHAASNYLGDNAIYKLLPIIERIKDLEPELGDHDYLGHGRITVTDMHVKTPSINAVPDEATIYVDRRVTLGETPEGELARLQEIVGDRSDITVEILMYEVPSYTGFVFPLEKIYPAWLLEEEHPLVQAGVAAGKAAYGAMGTGKWDFSTNGIYWAGKAGIPSIGFGPGDEIHAHTVLDQVKLDDVVSATEWYALLPAMLP, encoded by the coding sequence ATGGTTGAGCAAGCAACAATTGATAAGATCAAAGTCCGCGTGCAAGAACAGCGCGATGATATTCTCACCTTCTTCCGTGAGATTGTGGCGATTCCTAGCATGGAAAGCCAGATTCATGAAGTGGGGGAGCGCGTCGAAGCAGAAATGAAGAAGCTCGGCTTTGACGAGGTTTTCTGGGATAAGATGGGCAACGTTGTTGGGCGCATCGGTGATGGCGATAAAATCCTGCTCTATGACAGCCACATTGATACCGTCGGCATTGGCGACCCTGATGAATGGGAATGGGACCCGTTCCAGGGCAAGGTTGAAGATGGCGTTTTCTTTGCACGGGGTGCCTGTGATGAGAAGAACAGCACACCTGGCATGATTTATGGCCTTGCGCTGGCTAAGGAACTGGGCCTCCTTGAAGGCATCACCGCGTATTACTTTGGCAATATGGAAGAATGGAATGATGGCTCCGCGCCACATGCTTTCGTCCAGACAGAAGGCATTAAGCCGGATTTTGTCGTCATTGGCGAGCCGACCAAGATGCAGGTGTATCGTGGGCAAAAGGGCCGCGTGGAGTTCGGCATTACGGCCAAAGGTAAGAGTGCTCACGCTGCGAGTAACTATCTTGGCGATAATGCCATCTATAAACTGCTGCCTATCATTGAGCGTATCAAAGATCTGGAGCCGGAATTAGGCGATCATGATTATCTCGGCCATGGTCGTATTACCGTTACAGATATGCACGTCAAGACGCCCAGCATCAATGCAGTACCTGATGAAGCGACGATCTATGTCGACCGCCGCGTGACGCTTGGCGAAACGCCGGAAGGTGAGTTGGCTCGCTTGCAGGAGATCGTTGGTGACCGTAGTGATATCACGGTAGAAATCCTTATGTACGAAGTGCCGAGCTATACGGGCTTTGTATTCCCATTGGAGAAGATTTACCCGGCCTGGCTGTTAGAAGAAGAGCATCCATTGGTGCAGGCTGGTGTGGCGGCAGGCAAAGCTGCTTATGGGGCGATGGGTACTGGCAAGTGGGATTTCTCTACTAATGGTATCTATTGGGCAGGCAAAGCCGGTATTCCAAGCATTGGTTTTGGCCCTGGCGATGAAATTCACGCGCACACGGTATTGGATCAGGTCAAGCTGGATGATGTCGTTAGCGCAACAGAATGGTACGCACTGCTGCCCGCGATGCTGCCATAA